A stretch of Ranitomeya variabilis isolate aRanVar5 chromosome 3, aRanVar5.hap1, whole genome shotgun sequence DNA encodes these proteins:
- the LOC143816960 gene encoding uncharacterized protein LOC143816960: MWCIVTNFCYLFPGNRIIVRWRSIRDRFKREFNKEMQAPSGSRGRRSRYKHARALSFLRSTLLSRSTFCSTREPASELQPSGAIPRESATGDHVDPSVSAPTLLFDPSASSTSAGAAGRTSSLEAAGDELEFPLPHPSATAATSRPTLWSGRQRQRGQERSYAPDFLHLNASFHSAIKLLSEQTSAGYNMLNKSILELSSRLDRMQSDANQSPRHCFFQAVLRHMENLTPDLQMHVMQGCHTALAQAISHAPPPTLHVSTPFPSQSTVYPPIRPPPVRPPPVHSTPSSFVPSPLSLSQFLTSPFHSSPLTSPLSIPATPSYLTHTTSAPQVSTQPHVFTTHSTSVPPHDVLSPTLDVVRPPVSPSATISTQNYENL, translated from the exons atgtggtgtatagtaaccaatttttgctatctctttccaggtaacaggattatcgtgcggtggcggtcaatcagggatcgcttcaagagggagtttaataaggagatgcaggccccgagtggatctagaggacgcaggagcagatacaaacatgccagagccctgtcgttcctacggtcgacgctgctgagcagaag cactttctgcagcactcgggagcctgcatcagagttgcagccctctggagcgatccctcgagagtccgccaccggcgaccacgtcgacccctctgtttctgcacctacccttttgtttgatccctcagcctcatccaccagcgctggagcagcagggcggacttcgtcacttgaagctgcaggtgatgagttagagttccctttaccccacccctctgccactgccgcaacttctagaccaactttgtggtcaggacggcagcgccagagaggtcaggaaaggagctatgcgcctgactttttgcatctgaatgcatcctttcacagtgccatcaagcttttgagtgagcaaacgtctgctgggtacaatatgcttaacaaaagcatacttgaactcagcagtcgtcttgataggatgcaatcagatgcaaaccagtcaccaaggcactgtttttttcaggcggtcctcaggcacatggaaaatctaactcctgacctgcagatgcatgtgatgcaaggctgccacactgctctagcgcaggcgatatcccatgcccctccacctacccttcatgtgtcaacacctttcccctctcaatccaccgtctatcctcccatccgtcctcctcctgtacgtcctcctcccgtccattctactccttcgtcatttgttccttccccccttagtctttcccagtttttaacgtcccccttccattcttcccctttaacttctccgttatcaatcccagcaacaccttcatacctcacacacaccacatctgcacctcaagtctctacacaacctcatgttttcaccacccattccacttctgttcctccccatgatgtcctgtcccccactctcgacgtggtccgcccgcctgtcagcccctccgctactatctccacccaaaactatgagaatctgtaa